The following proteins are co-located in the Ictalurus punctatus breed USDA103 chromosome 14, Coco_2.0, whole genome shotgun sequence genome:
- the LOC108274499 gene encoding protein FAM180A, which yields METTLALVILSVVLWHLHISAALHWRRVLYPSAFRTKRGTPALLNPSIQRSVEDANLLYEVVWSGLYVEAEKNVLRVADEELASLRRLQPLEVVCEDVLPRTLSDIRRLCHNLEQRRARMSKEDFERTVLTMVYTAERLAQSSTGHQRELWADALLQLYKRIKKDLGTE from the exons ATGGAGACCACCTTGGCCCTCGTGATTTTGTCCGTGGTCCTCTGGCATCTGCACATCTCTGCTGCACTGCACTGGAGGAGAG TACTGTACCCGTCTGCCTTTAGAACGAAGCGAGGAACTCCAGCTCTGCTTAACCCCTCAATTCAGAGATCAGTGGAGGACGCCAACCTGCTCTATGAG gtggtgTGGTCTGGGCTGTATGTGGAAGCGGAGAAAAACGTGCTCCGCGTGGCCGACGAGGAACTCGCTTCTCTCCGGAGGCTGCAGCCTCTGGAGGTAGTGTGTGAGGACGTCCTGCCGAGGACGCTGTCAGATATCCGCCGCCTCTGCCATAATCTGGAACAGCGCCGGGCTCGCATGAGCAAGGAGGACTTTGAGCGGACCGTGCTTACTATGGTGTACACGGCTGAGCGACTTGCACAGAGCAGCACGGGCCATCAGAGGGAGCTGTGGGCTGATGCGCTGCTTCAGCTGTATAAACGTATTAAAAAAGATCTGGGAACCGAGTGA